One stretch of Nocardia mangyaensis DNA includes these proteins:
- a CDS encoding ester cyclase encodes MTDTQAENPEPEAPLWLRGREAVIAAAAPSEWRGNVPDYELSHEVIPRERSVEHAPGSLEAIVEDLVKVFEMEVSHKGDPATWLSVVAEQYRGRVNGGVWQDAEEFARIGSYNILIGDNPYYESANETFESSHHIFHTAFPGGFFWEVLEVLSGPPTVSFRWRHWGRYEGEYKGHQPTGEQIEMYGVTIARVSEDLRIVELEHFYDNNQLLGPLAHGCPVQHTAK; translated from the coding sequence GTGACGGATACGCAAGCCGAGAACCCGGAGCCGGAAGCCCCGCTGTGGTTGCGGGGCAGGGAGGCCGTGATCGCGGCGGCGGCGCCGTCGGAATGGCGGGGCAACGTTCCCGACTACGAACTGAGCCACGAGGTGATTCCGCGCGAGCGCAGCGTCGAGCACGCGCCCGGGTCGCTGGAGGCGATCGTCGAGGATCTGGTGAAGGTCTTCGAAATGGAGGTCTCGCACAAGGGAGACCCGGCCACCTGGCTGTCGGTGGTGGCCGAGCAGTACCGCGGCCGGGTCAACGGCGGGGTGTGGCAGGACGCCGAGGAGTTCGCCCGGATCGGCAGCTACAACATCCTGATCGGCGACAATCCGTACTACGAGTCGGCGAACGAGACCTTCGAGTCCTCGCACCACATCTTCCACACCGCCTTCCCCGGCGGCTTCTTCTGGGAGGTGCTCGAGGTGCTCTCGGGTCCGCCGACCGTCAGCTTCCGCTGGCGGCACTGGGGCAGGTACGAGGGCGAGTACAAGGGCCACCAGCCCACCGGTGAGCAGATCGAGATGTACGGCGTCACCATCGCCCGGGTCAGCGAGGATCTGCGCATCGTCGAGCTCGAGCACTTCTACGACAACAATCAGCTGCTCGGTCCGCTGGCGCACGGCTGCCCGGTGCAGCACACGGCGAAGTAG
- a CDS encoding JAB domain-containing protein, with translation MSVPIANLPLAQRPRERLLMLGPHALADAELLALLLGQGTRGQSALELAAALLGEYGGLADLAAARPEELARRAGIGPAKAATVIAAFHLGTRSRTTESVPRLTAPADIARVAVPLFAGARVERLLVLICDTQNRLRHRAFVAEGAIDHVAVPVREILNTVLRHDGRAFAVAHNHPSGDPEPSPDDRRASTLLHQAAHTVGLRYLDHLVIAGETWSTAPPLT, from the coding sequence ATGTCGGTCCCGATCGCCAATCTGCCACTCGCTCAGCGCCCACGCGAGCGGCTGCTCATGCTCGGTCCGCACGCGCTGGCCGATGCCGAACTGCTCGCACTGCTGCTCGGGCAGGGCACGCGCGGGCAGTCCGCGCTGGAACTGGCCGCCGCGCTGCTCGGCGAGTACGGCGGTCTCGCCGACCTGGCCGCCGCGCGCCCGGAGGAGCTGGCCCGCAGGGCGGGTATCGGACCGGCCAAGGCCGCCACGGTGATCGCTGCCTTCCACCTCGGCACCCGCTCGCGCACCACCGAATCGGTGCCGCGGCTCACCGCGCCCGCCGACATCGCCCGTGTCGCGGTGCCCCTGTTCGCCGGCGCCCGCGTGGAACGGCTGCTCGTGCTGATCTGCGACACCCAGAACCGCCTGCGCCACCGGGCCTTCGTCGCCGAGGGCGCGATCGACCACGTCGCGGTCCCCGTCCGCGAGATCCTCAACACCGTCCTGCGCCACGACGGCCGAGCCTTCGCCGTCGCCCACAACCACCCTTCCGGTGACCCCGAACCCAGCCCCGACGACCGCCGAGCCAGCACCCTGCTCCACCAAGCCGCCCACACCGTCGGCCTCCGCTACCTCGACCACCTCGTCATCGCAGGCGAAACCTGGTCCACCGCCCCACCACTCACCTAG
- a CDS encoding phenylalanine 4-monooxygenase, producing the protein MFTEAQLYSPVTRERDGDVTVHLSDDHPGVHDENYRARRNAIAALALDYTPGAPAPHIDYTDDEERVWRIASAELARKHQTYACREVREAAAELALPRDHIPQLDEVSALLAPLTGFTYVPAAGLVGLREFFGSFAERTFHSTQYIRHHSAPLYTPEPDAIHEIIGHANQIASPRFAALYATVGAAVARLTTDTALKFLADVFWFSLEFGVVREDDEIRCYGAGLLSSYGEIDEFRHARLRPLDVAAMGTITYDITRYQPVLFCADSVDQLVDVLGEFFATMDDETPDRFARDSVTRP; encoded by the coding sequence ATGTTCACCGAGGCACAGTTGTATTCGCCGGTGACGCGCGAGCGTGACGGCGATGTCACCGTTCACCTGAGCGATGATCATCCCGGCGTGCACGACGAGAACTATCGAGCCCGCCGCAACGCCATCGCCGCGCTGGCACTCGACTACACACCCGGCGCACCCGCTCCGCACATCGACTACACCGACGACGAAGAGCGGGTGTGGCGGATCGCCTCGGCCGAACTGGCCCGCAAGCACCAGACCTACGCCTGTCGCGAGGTACGCGAGGCGGCCGCCGAACTCGCCCTGCCGCGCGATCACATCCCGCAACTCGACGAGGTGTCGGCGCTGCTCGCCCCGCTCACCGGGTTCACCTACGTGCCGGCCGCCGGACTCGTCGGGCTCCGCGAGTTCTTCGGTTCCTTCGCCGAGCGCACCTTCCACTCCACCCAGTACATCCGCCACCACTCCGCCCCGCTCTACACCCCCGAGCCCGACGCGATCCACGAGATCATCGGCCACGCGAACCAGATCGCGAGCCCGCGCTTCGCCGCGCTCTACGCGACGGTCGGCGCCGCGGTGGCCCGATTGACCACCGATACCGCGCTGAAATTCCTGGCCGACGTGTTCTGGTTCTCCCTCGAATTCGGTGTGGTCCGTGAGGACGACGAGATCCGTTGCTATGGCGCCGGATTGCTCTCCTCCTACGGCGAGATCGATGAATTCCGGCACGCCCGGCTACGCCCGCTCGATGTTGCCGCGATGGGCACGATCACCTACGACATCACCCGCTACCAGCCCGTGTTGTTCTGCGCGGATTCGGTGGATCAGCTCGTCGACGTGCTCGGCGAATTCTTCGCGACCATGGATGACGAGACACCGGACCGGTTTGCCAGGGATTCGGTGACGCGTCCGTAA
- a CDS encoding type II toxin-antitoxin system VapB family antitoxin yields the protein MRTLRIDLDQHLLAAAADIMGTTDSNATINEALRRIVVHERQLRNLERLMADSVFSRERPAREDSPADPDSVVTADAVAER from the coding sequence GTGCGAACCCTGCGGATAGATCTCGATCAGCACCTGCTGGCCGCTGCTGCCGACATCATGGGCACCACCGACAGCAACGCGACGATCAACGAGGCGCTTCGCCGCATCGTGGTGCACGAACGCCAGCTACGCAACCTCGAACGGTTGATGGCGGATTCGGTCTTCAGTCGCGAGCGGCCTGCGCGCGAAGACAGTCCCGCTGACCCGGATTCGGTCGTCACCGCCGACGCGGTGGCCGAGCGGTAG
- a CDS encoding cytochrome P450: MISPNIPAGFDFTDPDLLAERLPVEEFAELRKTAPVWWCAQPDRASGFDDGGYWVVSKLADIKEISKNPEDFSSHENTAIIRFNEETTREQIDMLGNMLMLNLDPPQHTKIRRIVSKGFTPRAVENLRAALTERAERIVHEAKKSGRGDFVEQVAVELPLQAIAELLGVPQEDRRKIFDWTNQMISYDDPEFEGNHHTATAEVMGYAWNMAEQRRGCPAADIVTQLVNADVDGEHLGSDEFAFFVILLAVAGNETTRNSITHGMKAFVDNPEQWELYKEQRPRTAPDEIVRWATPVTAFQRTATRDLELGGQQIRKGQRIGLFYSSANFDETAFTDPFRFDVLRNPNPHVGFGGTGTHYCVGANLARLEIDLMFNAIADAMPNLRQVAEPVRLRTGWLNGIKRWEVEYARARGE, translated from the coding sequence GTGATCAGCCCGAACATCCCGGCAGGATTCGATTTCACCGACCCGGATCTGCTGGCGGAACGCCTGCCCGTCGAGGAGTTCGCCGAGCTGCGCAAGACCGCGCCGGTCTGGTGGTGCGCCCAGCCGGATCGCGCCAGCGGATTCGACGACGGCGGCTACTGGGTGGTCTCGAAACTGGCCGACATCAAGGAGATCTCGAAGAACCCCGAAGACTTCTCCTCGCACGAGAACACCGCGATCATCCGATTCAACGAGGAAACCACCCGCGAGCAGATCGACATGCTCGGCAACATGCTGATGCTGAACCTGGATCCGCCGCAACACACCAAGATTCGGCGCATCGTGTCGAAGGGGTTCACCCCGCGCGCGGTGGAGAACCTGCGCGCGGCGCTGACCGAGCGCGCCGAGCGCATCGTGCACGAGGCCAAGAAGTCCGGGCGCGGTGACTTCGTCGAACAGGTGGCCGTCGAACTGCCGCTGCAGGCGATCGCCGAACTGCTCGGGGTGCCGCAAGAGGACCGCAGGAAGATCTTCGACTGGACCAATCAGATGATCTCCTACGACGATCCGGAGTTCGAGGGAAATCACCACACCGCCACCGCCGAGGTGATGGGCTATGCCTGGAACATGGCCGAGCAACGGCGCGGCTGTCCAGCCGCCGACATCGTCACCCAACTGGTCAACGCCGATGTCGACGGCGAGCACCTCGGCTCGGACGAGTTCGCGTTCTTCGTCATCCTGCTCGCGGTCGCGGGCAACGAGACCACCCGCAACTCGATCACCCACGGCATGAAGGCCTTCGTCGACAACCCCGAGCAGTGGGAGCTCTACAAGGAACAGCGCCCGCGCACCGCGCCGGACGAGATCGTGCGCTGGGCGACGCCGGTGACCGCGTTCCAGCGCACCGCCACCCGCGACCTCGAACTCGGCGGTCAGCAGATCAGGAAGGGGCAGCGGATCGGGCTGTTCTACAGCTCGGCCAATTTCGACGAGACCGCCTTCACCGATCCGTTCCGGTTCGACGTGCTGCGCAACCCGAACCCGCACGTCGGCTTCGGCGGCACCGGCACCCACTACTGCGTGGGCGCCAATCTGGCCCGCCTCGAGATCGACCTGATGTTCAACGCCATCGCCGACGCGATGCCCAATCTGCGCCAGGTCGCCGAGCCGGTCCGGCTGCGCACCGGGTGGCTGAACGGCATCAAACGCTGGGAAGTCGAATACGCTCGAGCCCGCGGCGAATGA
- a CDS encoding TetR/AcrR family transcriptional regulator: MTEPQRARGRAPVVSDADIRRVARALLSAHGPDAVTLRAIARELGVTAPALYRHYASHDDLLERLRVEFCADLAAFLAAQLDQLPDDGAVQFLAICRGFRRWALANPREFTLVFASPTASQRPMIGRFDEPFGRIFLAAAGRLLAGFDIATPPGDTIPAALRADLIRFQTDLLAMLSDSGQKFPAEKLDLSVTYLMVQTWARLFGHVTLEVFGNYPIPLADPEIMFDAMLADLARTAGFDHHPDA, translated from the coding sequence GTGACGGAGCCACAGCGGGCACGGGGGCGGGCGCCGGTGGTGTCCGACGCCGATATTCGGCGCGTCGCGCGGGCGCTGCTGTCCGCGCACGGCCCCGACGCGGTGACCCTGCGTGCCATCGCCCGCGAACTCGGCGTCACCGCCCCCGCCCTCTACCGTCACTACGCCTCCCACGACGACCTGCTGGAACGGCTGCGCGTGGAGTTCTGCGCCGATCTGGCCGCCTTCCTCGCCGCGCAGCTCGACCAGCTCCCCGACGACGGCGCGGTCCAGTTCCTGGCCATCTGCCGGGGTTTCCGCCGCTGGGCGCTGGCCAACCCCCGAGAATTCACCCTGGTCTTCGCCTCCCCCACCGCCAGTCAGCGCCCGATGATCGGCCGCTTCGACGAACCCTTCGGCCGCATCTTCCTCGCCGCCGCGGGCCGCCTGCTCGCCGGTTTCGACATCGCCACCCCACCCGGCGACACCATCCCCGCCGCCCTGCGCGCGGACCTCATCCGCTTCCAGACCGACCTGCTCGCCATGCTCTCCGACTCCGGCCAGAAGTTCCCCGCCGAGAAACTCGACCTCAGCGTCACCTACCTCATGGTCCAGACCTGGGCCCGCCTCTTCGGCCACGTCACCCTCGAAGTCTTCGGCAACTACCCCATCCCCCTGGCCGACCCGGAGATCATGTTCGACGCCATGCTCGCCGACCTCGCCCGCACCGCGGGCTTCGACCACCACCCCGACGCCTGA
- a CDS encoding D-alanyl-D-alanine carboxypeptidase family protein: MKIRDLGVRAACLLGATLTVAALTVAPATAVPAPDTDSGSSTTTTPPFTTPNTEDCAQRTQPPAPIDTSEVPLPGEPTPTALPVPSPPIGGQRLGECGVVLTDGAPPLPADISATAWLVADLDTGRVLAAKDPHGRYRPASTIKVALAIVALRSLDLDEVVIGTQADADVEGTRVGIGPGGRYTNRQLLEALIMASGNDAAHAVATQLGGDKAAVAKMNEVAKTLRAMDTRAATPSGLDGPGMSTSAYDLSVLFREAMTIPLFAELLHTEQVDFPGHPADPKIPGDTDRPGYPIANDNQLLYNYEGAIGGKTGFTDDARQTFVAAAERDGHRLVVTLLKADVRPIRPWEQAARLLDYGFALDPDARIGKLPETGGAAVQPSVPLASPPPRADGTQAATEQQPHHGARVATLIGAPVLVVVLLLLGRRIARRGR, translated from the coding sequence ATGAAGATCCGCGATCTCGGCGTGCGCGCCGCCTGCTTGCTCGGTGCCACTCTCACCGTCGCCGCCCTCACCGTCGCTCCCGCCACCGCCGTTCCCGCCCCGGACACCGACAGCGGATCGAGCACGACGACCACGCCGCCGTTCACCACACCGAACACCGAGGACTGCGCGCAGCGCACGCAACCGCCCGCCCCGATCGACACCTCGGAGGTGCCACTGCCGGGCGAGCCGACCCCCACCGCGCTGCCGGTACCGTCACCGCCCATCGGCGGTCAGCGCCTCGGCGAATGCGGCGTCGTGCTGACCGACGGCGCGCCACCGCTACCCGCCGACATCTCGGCCACCGCGTGGCTGGTCGCCGACCTCGACACCGGCCGCGTCCTCGCCGCCAAGGACCCACACGGGCGCTACCGGCCCGCCAGCACCATCAAAGTCGCCCTCGCCATCGTCGCGCTGCGCAGCCTGGACCTCGACGAGGTGGTCATCGGCACCCAGGCCGACGCCGACGTCGAAGGCACCAGGGTCGGGATCGGCCCCGGCGGGCGCTACACCAACCGCCAGCTCCTGGAAGCGCTGATCATGGCCTCGGGCAACGACGCCGCGCACGCCGTCGCCACCCAGCTCGGTGGCGACAAGGCGGCCGTGGCGAAGATGAACGAGGTGGCGAAGACATTGCGCGCCATGGATACTCGCGCCGCCACCCCCTCCGGCCTCGACGGCCCCGGCATGAGCACCTCCGCCTACGACCTGTCGGTACTGTTCCGCGAGGCGATGACCATCCCACTGTTCGCCGAGCTGCTCCACACCGAACAGGTCGACTTCCCCGGCCACCCGGCCGATCCGAAGATCCCCGGCGACACCGATCGCCCCGGCTATCCGATCGCCAACGACAACCAGCTGCTCTACAACTACGAGGGCGCGATCGGCGGCAAGACCGGCTTCACCGACGACGCCCGCCAGACCTTCGTCGCCGCCGCCGAGCGCGACGGACATCGCCTGGTCGTCACCCTGCTCAAGGCCGATGTGCGCCCGATCCGGCCGTGGGAGCAGGCCGCCCGGCTGCTGGACTACGGCTTTGCCCTCGACCCCGACGCCCGGATCGGCAAGCTGCCCGAAACCGGCGGTGCGGCAGTACAACCCAGCGTGCCGCTGGCCTCGCCGCCGCCACGCGCCGATGGCACACAGGCCGCGACCGAGCAGCAGCCGCACCACGGCGCGCGGGTGGCCACGCTGATCGGCGCACCGGTGCTCGTGGTGGTGTTGTTGCTGCTCGGCAGGCGGATCGCGCGGCGCGGCCGGTGA